From the genome of Mycolicibacterium aromaticivorans JS19b1 = JCM 16368:
CGATTATTTAGTTCAACTTATTATTGATACTAATAGACACATGTGCGCAGTCGGGCGGCGGAGCTCCAGAGAGGAAGGCCATCCCTTGGCTACAAGAGCGACTACGGAGGCGAAGATATATGATGGAGCTTTGCGCGCCCTTGCTCGCCAGGGGCCGAAAAAGCTCGCAATGAGCGGTATCGCGGCGGAGGCGGGGGTGTCGGGTGGCACGCTCTACCGATACTTCAAAAACAAGGAAGACCTCCTCGAGTCGCTCGGCAATCATTTCGTCATGAGGTTGCGCGGGACCCTACAGGGGGCGATCGCCGAACAGCCCAATCCCGCCGATCGTCTGCCCTTGGTCGTGGATATCGTGCTGCGCTACTGGCAGGAGAACCCGGCAGCTGTCCAACTAGGACAACTCGAACCGGATTTCGTGATCGACTACATCAAGCAGGTGACACCCCAGTGGTCTGCCGCTATTCATGACGCCGTGGAGCCCGTCCTCGCCGATAGCCCGGCAGTCCAGCTCGGACTGGCAACACCGGATGAGATCGTGAACCTCATTGTTAGGATGGCTTTTTCGCATTACTTCCTGCCTGTCAACGACTACCGTGAACTGCGCGACCTACTGCTCGCACTTGGGAGTTCGGCTGGGCTGGATCCAAAGAATGGTCGGATTGGGTCCGGACGCAAGGCCGCAAGCTGATGGTTACGACTGTTTAGCACCGACAACATCGCGCACCACGCTGATTCCTTCGATCTCGGCCTCGACCACATCGCCTTCCTGGCGAATCGGCCGTCCCTGCATACCGATACCGTCGGCGGCCCCGGTGGACGCGATGTCACCCGCGTTCAAAGTGGCTCGCGCGGCGACGTAGTCGAAACACTCGTCGAGGTTCCTAACGACCTTTTGGTCCGATCATGTTGATGCTCTTCACCATTGACGCGCAAGGTAATCTCCACATCGATCTGACTCGATCCACCGAACTCATCCTGGTAGTGATCCACGGTCCCCTAAGTCGCTCCCGTGAGCCGCGCCTTGGTGGTGAACAAGTCCAATCCACCGACAGACGACGCTGCATCTCTGGCACTGACATCGTTGCCCGCGGTGTAACCGAGCACAGCATCTGTTGGGTTTGTTCGCCGGAACAGCCGTGACTCCGACGAGCTCAACCTCGAAATCAAGCTAATCGGTGATCGCCGGATTGGCCATCTCATCGCCGTGCCCGATGATCGCGACCCGGGGTCTAGGGAAGCCCACCATACTCGCCGGACACTCGGTGACGCCGAGCTTCTCCAGGTTGGTCCAGTAGTTCATGCCGACGCCGATGATCGTAGAAGTCGAATTGATGGCGGCAGAAGCCGCACGTCCGCGAGCAGTACCGACGGACCGGCAAATTCGAATGCGCTCGACCGGCTGCACGCAGACCCGGCAACAAGCGACCACCACGGCGAGATGTTCGCCGCGCTGCAGCGGCGTCGCCGCCCTCTGGTACGGCGACCCGCGGTGCGCACCAGTCCCCGGCATCGACGGCACGACCGCGGCTTGGGCCGGCCGGGTGTCACACTGGCACGACACCTCGAGCTCACCCCAAGGGTCCGCGCCACTGTCGCACCATCATGGTCAAGGCCGGGCGATGGTTAGCCGCCTAACATCGCGGGATCACGGATCCCGGGCCATGGACCCGCCAGACCTGCGCCCCTGGGTTGCGGCCGTGAACCGCATGAAGGTCGGCGACTATGTCACGCGCCGTGACCACATGCACGCCCGCGCAGGAACACCGACGTCCCCTCGCACCCAGGCCCACAACCTGATGGCGACCCGCACCTTCTTTCGCGACGGACAGGAGTGGGAGTAGATCTGCCGCCGCTTCGACCCGACCCGACCCGCGCGCTTCGCGGTACCCACGCAGCGCGGCCGCGCCGATGGACGCCAACCCCCGCGCCAACTTCGACATGCTCGCCGAAGGGGCTGTCTGCCTGCCCGACGCGCCCGTGCACAAGGACAGGCATCGTCTTCACCAAACCCGTCGATCCTCTTCTCGGACAGGCGATCGACGCATGGCGAGCACTGTCGCCTGGCGCAGCCGACCACGCTCAACCGCAAGACCGGCGAGCACGTCCACATGCTCTTCACCGTCCGCGCACACCGGTTGCGATGAATTTCATCCAACCGCACAACCGCACTGCTCGACCGGGTCGTCAACGTACCCACTCCCGCTGGACCCAAGCTATGGAGACGGTGGCAGGCGTGCCGAGCTCACGCGGGGGTTCCACAAGTGGACCTGGTTGTCACACCACAGTACGTCGGCAGCCTAAATAATAGGTTGCAAACAGTTTCCATCCTATGTAAGCTCAGTGACAGTGTAACCCGCATCACATAGACGCCCATGGTCCTTCGGGCACGGATGATAGGAAGGTGCGCCCGGTGGCAACGATGGCGCCTGACGAGAAGACAATGCGACTGTTAGAAAATGCGCGCGGCTCGATCCTAAAGGGTCGCCTCCCTGCGTCTCTCATCGCTAATGCAGCGCTTTACGAGCTTGAATTGAAGCGAGTATTTGGTAGGACCTGGCAGTTTCTCTGCCACGAAGACGAGATCCCCAATGCGGGTGACTATGTAGTGCGCTACATCGCTGATAACTCAATTATTGTCGCGCGGCAGCAGGATATGACGATTCGGGCGATGTCGAACTCGTGTCGGCACCGCGGCACGCTGCTTTGCCGAACCGAGTCTGGGAATGAGTCGGCGTTCCAGTGTCCGTACCACGGTTGGACCTATCGAAACAACGGTGATCTCATCGCGATACCTGCGCAGCAGGCAGTGTACGGTGCTGCGTTCGACAAGAGTCGGCTAGGGTTGCGCGCTCTGCCGATGCTGGACTCGTACGCGGGCCTTGTCTTCGGGTGTGTGTCGGATGAGGCGCCGGGACTGGATGAGTACCTCGGGGACATGCGCTGGTATCTCGACTTGATGATGAAGAAGAGCCCGGCCGGCCTTGAGGCGTGGGGTGCCCCGCAGCGTTGGGTGATTGACGCGAACTGGAAGACCGGCGCCGATAACTTTGTTGGGGACGGCTATCACACGGTCATGACGCACCGTTCGATGTGCGAGCTGGGGTTGTTACCGCCCGATAATGTGGCCGTTTCGCCGGCCCACGTCAGCCTATCGGGCGGGCACGGGGCGGGCGTTCTAGGCGCACCACCCGGCATACCCGCACCGCCGTACATGGGCTATCCCGAGGAAATCGTCTCCGGTCTCAGCGAGGGTTACGGCGATGACGTCCATGGCGAGATGCTGAAACGGACGATGTTCATTCATGGCAATGTGTTCCCGAACTTGTCCTTCTTGAACGCCTTCATCGCCAAGGACGGGCAGTCTATGCCGTTGCCCATTCTGACCTTGCGGCAATGGCGTCCCTTGGACGCAGCTCGTATGGAGGTGTGGTCGTGGTTCTTCGTGGAGCGCAACGCGCCCGAAGAGTTCAAGCAGCAGTCGTTTGAGACTTATGTTCGGACGTTCGGGGTCGGGGGTGTCTTCGAGCAGGATGACGCCGAGATATTCCAGGCTATTACCAAGGGAACACGCGGCGAGTTGGCTGGTGGTGTGGAGCT
Proteins encoded in this window:
- a CDS encoding TetR/AcrR family transcriptional regulator, yielding MCAVGRRSSREEGHPLATRATTEAKIYDGALRALARQGPKKLAMSGIAAEAGVSGGTLYRYFKNKEDLLESLGNHFVMRLRGTLQGAIAEQPNPADRLPLVVDIVLRYWQENPAAVQLGQLEPDFVIDYIKQVTPQWSAAIHDAVEPVLADSPAVQLGLATPDEIVNLIVRMAFSHYFLPVNDYRELRDLLLALGSSAGLDPKNGRIGSGRKAAS
- a CDS encoding fumarylacetoacetate hydrolase family protein, whose amino-acid sequence is MNAGDIASTGAADGIGMQGRPIRQEGDVVEAEIEGISVVRDVVGAKQS
- a CDS encoding Rieske 2Fe-2S domain-containing protein, yielding MAPDEKTMRLLENARGSILKGRLPASLIANAALYELELKRVFGRTWQFLCHEDEIPNAGDYVVRYIADNSIIVARQQDMTIRAMSNSCRHRGTLLCRTESGNESAFQCPYHGWTYRNNGDLIAIPAQQAVYGAAFDKSRLGLRALPMLDSYAGLVFGCVSDEAPGLDEYLGDMRWYLDLMMKKSPAGLEAWGAPQRWVIDANWKTGADNFVGDGYHTVMTHRSMCELGLLPPDNVAVSPAHVSLSGGHGAGVLGAPPGIPAPPYMGYPEEIVSGLSEGYGDDVHGEMLKRTMFIHGNVFPNLSFLNAFIAKDGQSMPLPILTLRQWRPLDAARMEVWSWFFVERNAPEEFKQQSFETYVRTFGVGGVFEQDDAEIFQAITKGTRGELAGGVELNLEMGLDNLAPDPTWLGPGRPLASGYAEQNQREYWKQYFDYLATPRRDENV